The sequence aggacgggaaattgctgacgtaatcatatgcctgctagatggccccagtgacgccaactccaaatctgattggttaatggaacaggttcattgccacttattttaagctccgggcgcctgcactattgattctgaaggccttaaggcagattttcactctggcgacacatgatgtcatccactggctgaaatatgattggataaatactctgatcataaatatacactactggaagcagcacaaccgagaaaagctatgaaatgtagagaatagactattgggaataatttaatacacattcatggaaaaatatatgaaatatattaaaatgcaagtcagtgattcagatcactgctgtttaggccagcagagaagaccTTACTGTCtctgacggtccgccactgcaAGACACATTTAATGTTTCACTGTGtgaaataatgattaaaatgcTTTACAGTGAAGAGAACCTGTAATACCAGTACATCACGTCAGCAAGCAGCGTGTCTTTGTAATAAAAAAGGGGAATTTCCTCAAGCTGTTTAAaggaaaatataataatttcagGCTCAATACTAAATCTTTATGTCAATCAGGGATATTTGCCTTCATGTCTTCATATGGAACATCTGCATACAAGTtcttgtgaatgagctgttgcttaCTTTTTCAGGAATAGAGTAAGAGACccaaacactgttccagcataACAATGTCCCTTTGCACATGAACGCTTTATGAacacatggtgtggaggttaatGGTGGTGTGGAAGAGTGTGCTGCAcagactctgactctgactcaaccccactgaacacgtATTTTTGGATAAACTGGAACTTGAGTCTCCTCAAAATCTCAACAtctgtgtctgatctcactaatgctcttgtagctgaatgatcacaaatcctcacagccacaatccaacatctagtgaaaAACCTTCcaagagaagagtggagctgatGACAGCAAAGGTATAAATCTGGAATTTTTAGCTCCGCCATATTCCATGTAAGTAAAGGGAACACAAACCAAACAACTCACAGTTATTTTGGTAATAGTGTTGATGAGGTGATTGATAGTTTTAAACATGAAATTTAAGCCTCATTAACATACCTGCATTTTCTAATGAagacctgaagctcttgacagTTCTGTAACAAAGCCATAGTCTGTTGAAACTGTTCTGACAGACCCTCAGGAAGGAGTTCTTTGCAGTTTTTCTGGTATTTTTATTTCCTATAAAGCCACTGTGGGATAATGAAGAGTTTTGAACTagattattgttgttattattgtgaaTTTCTTTAAATTTCTTGTTGTGGAATATCCATGCTTCCTTTATTTTTGTAAGGTTTTCATCTTTGATAGAAAACACATGATGAATTGATGAGGACTGTACCATGAAGCAAGCTCAAAATCCCTTAGGTTTCAGTAGGATAGCTGCTTCACTTCCATCACATCAGATCAAATGCTTGTTGAGGTTGGATTAACGTAGTACATTTTAGAGCTCACTATTATAATGAATTCCTTTAAGAATtcaaatatatatgaaaaaagtAATAATGTCTCTGCTGCCAAGgcatgtgaggaaaaaaaacagctgacCTGTAATCGCAGATAAAATAACTAGATAATGTGCTGTTATTAATCATTGCTCCAGTATCTGTGATATGTGGTTTTGGCAGCagataaagacaaaataaaaaatttaaaaatcttGTTTAAGGATCTCCTTATACATTCTTTTTTGTCTCGTTGATGCATCTGCTGTTTTATATTTACTCCTGCTCCCActgaatttgttttttaattatagtTCTATATTAAAAATTTCAAATTCTACTTTTATAACAGTCAAGAAGAGTATTTCACTGcgtgtcatactgtgtatggttgtgtatgtgaccaataaaattttaatttgaatttatttataaatgaatgaatgaatgaatgaatgaatgaatgaatgaatgaagcttgtcttctctcttctcttcggGTTTCTGTTACTGGCCCAACCCCAAACCCCAAACCGAAAGTGTTCGTCTTCTTGTTTCCGGTGCAAAATGTTGGCGCCATTTTAGtggatgctgattggtcagggCAATATTGTCCCCATATCTGCCGAACTCTGTCTCACTTTTTCCAGGAAATACTTTATTATGCTCAGGTGGAACACAGCTGTCTGTAGCAAATCTGGTAAGAATATACCCTTATAACACTTATTGATCAGTCAGGATAAAGCAGCTTATGAAGTCTTACACCTGTAGTTTaaatcagagtaatacagtgcTGAATAAATCTCATTCCATCCAGGATGTTCTGTGCGCTATAACTGTGCTCATGCCCCGAAACTCATGTCTATATCTGTAGTCCGTTAACAAGCTTAAAACATTCTTCTATAGGATAGAATTACACAATGGAGTTGAATACAAACAGGTTTTCTGCGTTGTTTTTCTGCATGCTTTCTCTATACGGCGCGCTCGTATAATTGTTGTATTaattgtaaaaatatataattactctTTTCTTTACACTTGATATGCTGTCAATACAACTTACACATACTCCTCTATGCAAATACTGACATACAGTAtcattatttattgatgtaaatgttgttgttgctctttcggctgctcccggTTTGCGGTTTAACATCCTAATTGTTCGTATTTAATACGCTGCTTGTGAGTATCCTTtattatttcatagttttattTGATATCAAAGGTCAAATGTACAGAATTCTATACACATAAACTTTTGTTACCCTTTGAGGGTGAGCGCCTCTTTACGGAAGCtatgtctgaagctctgtgtgaaaacaTAGCAATCTATTGGCTCAAGGGGGTCATGTGATGAAGCGGAGTATGCCCGCAAGACTATAAAAACGCATCTAGATAACATCACTCCAGCTTTTTTGTCTTCAGGACGCCTTTGCTGTTTATCTGTTTAGTCAAGAGGAAAAGAAGATATTTATAAAAGACTAGGAGAGGAACTCAATGTGGATGATGATAAGAGGGCTGCCACTGAAATGCTTCCTAAAGAGGTGCAATCAGTGGCGTTTGAGGAGCTGCTGGAGGTCATTACACGTGCTTTTGCTAAGCTCAGTTTGGACTGATCTGATGAGCAGGCTAGCATCGTCCATTTAAAACCCGTCGACTTCAACCTGACTTCAGGTTGTGCACTGCCTCCATGCAGAATACTTCCCTTTTTTCTTGATCTCCACACCAAGGTGTCTAGGTCATAAAAAAGCCCATACTCGGCTCGCTTATTTACCCCACACTCCTCTAATTACTTGACAGTCATGGGCCTCAGTGAGCACAGGTATGTGTCACTACCTAGGGTTGAAGAGACGCTATCTCTCCCCTTCTTTGGCAGCATGGAGAAAACCCACCCTGCCATCAACGTCACATAAAAAGTGCCACATCGCCTTTCATAAAAAAAGTCTACATGACAGCAGGCCAAGTCGGTGCAGGTCTGCACACCATGCAGGTTTTGCAGGCAAACCATGGCATGTGTTCACAAAGAGCTTCACACACAGCTTCCATGAAGAAGCGTTCCCATAGCTTCAAGCCATGACGCAGAGACTCGTTCccttctgtaataataataataataaactataaaatatggtataataatatgtttaatttaatgtatgtgctaaataataaaataatgtagtAAATGAAGTGCATATGTGGCTTTAGGCAGATAATTGAATACCATGTGATAATGTTTAATTTGGTTTTGCTCATTACTGTGCTGTGATATAgtataataacatttttttcttcttaacagtCAACATGGCAGgtagaaaaaaaaggtttctgaAGGACCACAGAAAGGAATTTATACAAAAGACAAGAGAACCCACTCAGTTGGCAGATGAGATATTAGACAAAAAATGTATTGGAAAAGAAACGTATGATACTATCTTAAGCAAGAGAACCAAGCAAAAACAAACCCGTGAAATCTTTAACTGTCTCAATAGCCAAGCTCACTTTGAATGTGCTTATGATTGGCTAAAGGAGAATGAGGCAGCTCTGTTAGAAGAACTGGGTAAGCCTCTTCACTGTACCCCAAGACTGCTCATAAATATGCATAAAGTTTTTACTAACATGCATTTATTAATACGAGTAATATAAATTTCACTCAATTTGTGACAGTTTTGTACTTACATCCCACAGAGAACAGGGACTCTGAGGCTGCAGCACCACAGGGTAAgttatttctgtcatttatGTGTTCAGAATCAGCCTTTTAATTACAAATTTTTTATGTCAATATTTATGCAGGAAAAGTTCCTCATATTCAGAGTCGGGTTATAAAGCTCTTTAAATAGATTTTCctgaatcaaattcaaatttttatttgtcacatacgaaatcatacacagtacgacatgtagtgaaatgcttattacgactgtcttacgtgaaagagtaaaaaagaaaatgtgtggacatgaaaagataggggatatagttaagaagtatagggaaaaatagggaaaaaagTTAAAATGGTAAACTTGAAAATCAactgtcagatatgcatatgcaaatatatgtctatgtatgtatatataacaaatataaaagtgtaaaaatataaaaacaaaaacaaaaaaatatatatatatatatgtatgtatatagtacaatacagtatatgtatagtatatgtgaaaaataaaacaatataaataatatatgtgtagactctatatgtacagaagatacagtatatgaatatatgtagataaaaaggtctgctaaagtcaacattgaaatggtgatgcaaaagagtatagtatgtacagcgtgcatatgtaagataaatatataaatatattgtagaagtgtatataaggcaaaatataatgtccagttttacagggagtaaagtgacagtgcagtgcacacacaaagatgtacagagaaaatgtacagtgagtgttagtgtgtacagagtagtgcaatatagcatgtgcaacaatcagctgaggtagaatgttatgttatgttgtgtgggggtaagaccagagagtccagatcctaggtgtactggttgagggcccgaatggcctgcgggaagaagctcctcctcattctctctgtgttcgccttcaaggaacggaaacgtttccctgacctcaacagagagaagaggccattgttgggatggctgaggtccttcataatcttcctggctttggtccagcaccgcttgctgtatatagtgtccagtCAGGAAGCTTGACTCTTCATTCAGAATATTAAACCAATGGTACCAGATTGTaccagagagaaacagacagagagactgattcACTCTATTGAAGACATGTTTTGCTTGAAGAGTGTGATTAGGGTTTTATTatcttttaataaaatgaatgctacttggtttgtctgtgtgtaaaataaacaaaatgataaGTATCATCTGTAGAGCAAGAGCAAGCACAATATGGtaaaaaatacagaacaaaacacagagagaaaacactaaacactgggTGCTAGTTAGctgaaacacagaacaggtgtgaATGATCAGTGGTAACAGGGTCATGTGAGGGACATGGCTTTTACTGGCACTGATATGATAATATTGAAGGTTGAAGGTCATGTACATTAACCTTGTAAGCTCCCCTTATTCTGTTCATTTTGAGAACTGAGTGTAGTTTATACTGTTTAAAATCTCTGGCAATAATCATAATGGCATTTATGGTCTCGTATATATCACCAACTGCCAACTGTAGGTCCACTTGTCCAGTTGGTGGATGTTGACAGTGTTGATAAAAATAGCATTGAAATTCCTCAGTAGGTAGAAAAGTCAGCGTTTCAACATCAGTAACTGTAATGGCACAACGTCATCCagcccaccagagggagccctcgcctgaATACTAACCCCTCTGGGTTCACTTCCTGGTAGCACTCTAGGATATAAGCAGCATGCTAACCTGCATTCTTTGCAAAGTAACCTTCCTGTGTGATGTACCAAGCCTTGGATTACTCCCTTTCTTGTATGGACTTTTGCCTGTTTATCCTCACATTTACGAGTTTtggtttgtgttttggttttgtcgCTAGTGTTATTTGGTTTTCCGGTTTTCGACTTCTGCGCTGCTAAAAGTTTGCGAGTTGTTCCTGCTGTCTTCTTCATTAaatctgcaaatggattctGTCCAACCTGCCTCTAACGAGTCATCACAGTAATTCTATATctgtataaatattttctatatttatatgaaCATATATGTAACAAAAACAGAACTTTCTAATTGTGCATTTCTCCTCATTTAAGCTGATACCATGCAAAAAATCTGCAAAAATTTCATAATCACTTGACACATTTTCGTTAAATATTTTCAATTCACTTAAGCCTGTAGTTACTTAAGTCTGAGGTTTCAATTCTTAGGGGCAGAGTTTTAGTAATCAGTTAAGTTCTGCACTGAGCTGAACTTTGATTACAGCCCTTTGTGTCTTATGTTGTTTTAGATGGTACTTCTGTGATTTAGatatttcagaatttttttatattttcatttttcaaatgtGCAGAAAAACGTGCCAGACTCAAAAATGTGGATGAAACAGATAATATTACAGAAGTTCCTGGTAAGTAGGTTTTTTTCATGctaagaaataatataatattattattattattattattattattattattattattattattattattttattacattattagattatataacaatatattattatatattaaataaaccattatttaatattgttaatattgtttctgattataaaatgttaaaattcattaattgtttttgttttgatggaATATTGTTTTCTGTAAGGGCAgatgcaaaatattttttttatgttaattgtgtgttttatttaatttaaaaataattatggaCTTTTCTAACCTGTTCTCTTTCAAAAGACTTTATTAACATAATTTTTTCTGAATCTGAAACAGATCTCAAGCAGATATCCACCTTTGCCAAACTGGAAGACTGGGTCTCTGACCCCAACATCAGCCAAAACCTGTTGCATGACTTTGAGGAAAAGCTAACTAATGAGAGCATGGCGGAGTTGAAAAAAGAATTGAAAGACAAAGAACCAAAAAAAAGCTTATGCTTTAATGCTGACAATATTGATGAAATCAGGAAAAATAAGGAACTTGACACATTTCTCTATACAACAAAGGATGCAAAATTTCCTAAACTCGcacttaaaatgttttttaaaaaatgtggtgCTGCATCATCAGGAAATGAAGCTCAAAGCTCCACTGATCATGAAGAGACCATGGACACAATTACAGATTTAGGAAGCAGTGGATATGGATCGTTAAGCTCAAGTCTTAATAATAGCTATAGTTCACACAATATTGACTGTTTAAGacaaaacaataaaagcttACCAGATGAAGATCCCCTCATTGTGTGCAGTCCCACTGGAGACAAGGCTATTAAGATTCATGAGAATAAAGACAAGGAGATTGAGTCTAAAACCACTGAACAGCACCATGGGGGATCATTTATCCTATTACACCATGAGGCCAAATCTGATGCATCATCACAGGAGCCTATGGAGAGTCAGGATATTCACATTGATGAGATGGAAGAGCAGTCTCAAACATCAGACTCGGTGAAAAGGCATGAAGATGTGTGTCTGCAAAAATCTGAACAATTTACCAAAAAAGAAAGACCACAAGAAGATGGACTTGGAAGGATGGAGATGCAGGAAACACACATTAGAGAGACGGATGATGAACCTCAACGATCATATGAGCCAAATGACCCAAAGTATGACGATGTCTTCCTGCACCAAAATGAACAATTCACCAAGAAAGAAACACAACTAGAAGATGGAAGAACAGACATGGAGGATACACACATCAGAAAGACAGATGAGGAACCTCAAAGATCATATGGACCAAATGACACATGGCGTGAAGATGCGTCTGTGAGGCGAAATGAGTCAGCCAGGAGTGGAAATATGATCATGCAGCAAAATGAGCaagaaaacatgcagcttgGCTCTGAGAATAAAGACAAGGAGATTGAGTCTAAAACCACTGAACAGCACCATGGGGGATCATTTATCCTATTACACCATGAGGCCAAATCTGATGCATCATCACAGGAGCCTATGGAGAGTCAGGATATTCACATTGATGAGATGGAAGAGCAGTCTCAAACATCAGACTCGGTGAAAAGGCATGAAGATGTGTGTCTGCAAAAATCTGAACAATTTGCCAAAAAAGTAAGACCACAAGAAGATGGACTTGGAAGGATGGAGATGCAGGAAACACACATTAGAGAGACAGATGATGAACCTCAACGATCATATGAGCCAAATGACCCAAGGTATGAAAGGCAGAAAAATGAACAATTCaccaaaaaagaaacacaactaGAATATGGAAGAACAGACATGGAGGATACACACATCAGAACGACAGATGAGGAACCTCAAAGATCATATGGACCAAATGACACAAGGCACAAATATGCGTCTGTGAGGCGACATGAGTCAGCCACATGTGGAGAAATGATCATGCAGCAAAatgaaaacatgcagcttgaccCTGAGAATAAAGACAATGAGATTGAGTCTAAAACCACTGAACAGCACCATGGGGGATCATTTATCCAATTGCACTATGAGGCCAAATCTGATGCATCATCACAGGAGCCTATGGAGAGTCAGGATATTCACAATGATGAGATGGAAGAGCAGTCTCAAACATCAGACTCGGTGAAAAGGCATGAAGATGTGTGTCTGCAAAAATCTGAACAATTTACCAAAAAAGAAAGACCACAAGAAGATGGACTTGGAAGGATGGAGATGCAGGAAACACACATTAGAGAGACGGATGATGAACCTCAACGATCATATGAGCCAAATGACCCAAAGTATGACGATGTCTTCCTGCACCAAAATGAACAATTCACCAAGAAAGAAACACAACTAGAAGATGGAAGAACAGACATGGAGGATACACACATCAGAAAGACAGATGAGGAACCTCAAAGATCATATGGACCAAATGACACAAGGCACAAATATGCGTCTGTGAGGCGACATGAGTCAGCCACATGTGGAGAAATGATCATGCAACAAAATGTGCAAGAAAATATGCAGCTTGACCCTGAGCCTTTTTATCAAAAGCAACAGCAGGAGAGCAATGCAGGCTCAGTAGCAGAGAGTACACAAAGCAATGGAACAGAGATCTTGGCACAAAATGCTAACAcagctataatagcttcaaAAGGAAGTTTGAAGTTTCAGCTTAAAGCTACAAAAAAGAGGGAAACATCAAAATAccagaaggaaaagaagaaagaagagaaggatAGACTACTTAAGTGGGCAAAGAGACAATGTAATGGCTCTAAAGAAGAGTTAGAACAGATATTTGACCAGATCTCAATAAAAAACCTGGTAGAACATGCTGATTATCCATGTTTTACTGCTGAAAATGTCATGGTGTATAAAAACTTAACTGCTGAGAGCCAAATTATCTTTATCACTAATGATAATAATTCCATCAGCACTATGACTAAGGTCAATTATCAAATGTTTGTTTGTAACATTAGTAAAGCAATAATCCTAGGTCCTAAAGAACCTACTGAAAAAATGATTGAATATGCTGAGGACAAGGTGAATATAGATAAGTGTACAAACTTTGTTTTCAAAGTGTTTGCTCCAGTTCTTGCAGAGTTCAAAAAGATTCAGAAGCAAGAAAAATTGTACTCTCTCATTGTACAGTAAAAATCCAGAAATTTGTAATGGAACACTGTGTCTACAATAAATATCTATGAATGAAAAGGAAACCATTCTCAAactgagaaaataaagagaaactATCAAAGACAATCCTCAAGCATCTGGCATAGCCAATACAACAATTTGAAATAtccagaaagagaaaaatcacTAGTATACTGAGCAAcagacacaatattagtcagtcAAAGTAAACAACAGCTGGTGACAGATTTTGAgaaagctgtgaagaaaaaccacAAAAGTCAGTACAACATCAACAGCCTTCACAGGGCAGGGGTAAAGGTATTACAGTTGTAACAGCCCCATTtgttttactgtctgtctgtatgctaTATGCATGTGGGTGTTCTGTGTTATAATGGTGGCAGCTCCTGATTGGACTACTGTCCTGATTGGTGCCTTTGTACGACCTTTCCACCCTCACTTTTCAGGCAGAATGTTTGCTGTATGCTCAGTTTTAGATGCTTGATTTATTCCACTTCTGTAAAACTTGCTATTTCTGTTGacatttgttgtttgtttcttttcttttcatttttcctttgtgtttaatttgtgtttttaataaatgtacatacttttaaatatttgtgatgtggtTCATTTACTAAGTGATttacttttgttgttttttttttctgtctatttTAGATTGGTGACGTAGGAATATACAAATAATGAGAGGCTTAAAATTAACAAAGTAAGGAAACTGAATGGATAGTTTGCAGTTCGGCTGAACCTAAACATGGTTTATAGAACTTTGTGGTGAGTTTGAGACAACTGGCTACAGGTAAGGTGTAATCAAATGTGACTGTGAACACTGAAGTGGGAATTGGAGTCCAGTTTGTCCATGTTTGTAGCCCACAGTGGTCTGGGATGCATCCATGGGATAGTGATATCCTGTCAGAACAGCAATACTGAAGAAGATGCAGGTGCATGCATTTTAAAACAGTACTTGACCTGACACAAGGAAGGGATTTGAAATCtgatatttaaatttaaatacttAAATTTACTTCGTTTACTCCACTTTCAAATCCACCTGTCCTTATTTTTGCTTGCCAAAAATTGTGCTAAAACTGATATAAAATGTTCTATATATTGTtttgtctaacacacacagatataaataCCAGGAAATAAAAGTCTCACATATATACAAAAATTATTTGATTTCAAATGAATGATTGTATTGGCCTTGCTGTTTCAATATTTTTCAAGTAGACATTACTGAAGTTGAAGGAGTTGGCTGCTGCAATTATGGCAGCAGATCAGACAACCATAATGAACTATCTGTTCAGATACCTGCTCAAACAACAGCAGGCAGTGACGCAGGAACTGGTCCAGGGGCTCCGCACTACCACAGAAGAGTTGCTGGCACTCCATGGCAGTTCTGCAGGCATAATGGGCTGATGGATAAGGGCAAGGAATTGCACTTTGTGGCAGCCAATCCTTCTATTGGCCGTTTTATGGCAACTATGGTTATCACAGAGGATTAAGAAGAATGATAAATCCTTCCTACTGAATGTCAGGATTTCACCTCCTGGCCTGTTTGCTGATGCAGTTAGCATTGTCATCAACATGTATCATGAACCGAAGCAACAGTTTGCAT comes from Hemibagrus wyckioides isolate EC202008001 linkage group LG25, SWU_Hwy_1.0, whole genome shotgun sequence and encodes:
- the LOC131346266 gene encoding trichohyalin-like isoform X2; this encodes MLRWNTAVCSKSENRDSEAAAPQEKRARLKNVDETDNITEVPDLKQISTFAKLEDWVSDPNISQNLLHDFEEKLTNESMAELKKELKDKEPKKSLCFNADNIDEIRKNKELDTFLYTTKDAKFPKLALKMFFKKCGAASSGNEAQSSTDHEETMDTITDLGSSGYGSLSSSLNNSYSSHNIDCLRQNNKSLPDEDPLIVCSPTGDKAIKIHENKDKEIESKTTEQHHGGSFILLHHEAKSDASSQEPMESQDIHIDEMEEQSQTSDSVKRHEDVCLQKSEQFTKKERPQEDGLGRMEMQETHIRETDDEPQRSYEPNDPKYDDVFLHQNEQFTKKETQLEDGRTDMEDTHIRKTDEEPQRSYGPNDTWREDASVRRNESARSGNMIMQQNEQENMQLGSENKDKEIESKTTEQHHGGSFILLHHEAKSDASSQEPMESQDIHIDEMEEQSQTSDSVKRHEDVCLQKSEQFAKKVRPQEDGLGRMEMQETHIRETDDEPQRSYEPNDPRYERQKNEQFTKKETQLEYGRTDMEDTHIRTTDEEPQRSYGPNDTRHKYASVRRHESATCGEMIMQQNENMQLDPENKDNEIESKTTEQHHGGSFIQLHYEAKSDASSQEPMESQDIHNDEMEEQSQTSDSVKRHEDVCLQKSEQFTKKERPQEDGLGRMEMQETHIRETDDEPQRSYEPNDPKYDDVFLHQNEQFTKKETQLEDGRTDMEDTHIRKTDEEPQRSYGPNDTRHKYASVRRHESATCGEMIMQQNVQENMQLDPEPFYQKQQQESNAGSVAESTQSNGTEILAQNANTAIIASKGSLKFQLKATKKRETSKYQKEKKKEEKDRLLKWAKRQCNGSKEELEQIFDQISIKNLVEHADYPCFTAENVMVYKNLTAESQIIFITNDNNSISTMTKVNYQMFVCNISKAIILGPKEPTEKMIEYAEDKVNIDKCTNFVFKVFAPVLAEFKKIQKQEKLYSLIVQ
- the LOC131346266 gene encoding trichohyalin-like isoform X1, producing the protein MLRWNTAVCSKSVNMAGRKKRFLKDHRKEFIQKTREPTQLADEILDKKCIGKETYDTILSKRTKQKQTREIFNCLNSQAHFECAYDWLKENEAALLEELENRDSEAAAPQEKRARLKNVDETDNITEVPDLKQISTFAKLEDWVSDPNISQNLLHDFEEKLTNESMAELKKELKDKEPKKSLCFNADNIDEIRKNKELDTFLYTTKDAKFPKLALKMFFKKCGAASSGNEAQSSTDHEETMDTITDLGSSGYGSLSSSLNNSYSSHNIDCLRQNNKSLPDEDPLIVCSPTGDKAIKIHENKDKEIESKTTEQHHGGSFILLHHEAKSDASSQEPMESQDIHIDEMEEQSQTSDSVKRHEDVCLQKSEQFTKKERPQEDGLGRMEMQETHIRETDDEPQRSYEPNDPKYDDVFLHQNEQFTKKETQLEDGRTDMEDTHIRKTDEEPQRSYGPNDTWREDASVRRNESARSGNMIMQQNEQENMQLGSENKDKEIESKTTEQHHGGSFILLHHEAKSDASSQEPMESQDIHIDEMEEQSQTSDSVKRHEDVCLQKSEQFAKKVRPQEDGLGRMEMQETHIRETDDEPQRSYEPNDPRYERQKNEQFTKKETQLEYGRTDMEDTHIRTTDEEPQRSYGPNDTRHKYASVRRHESATCGEMIMQQNENMQLDPENKDNEIESKTTEQHHGGSFIQLHYEAKSDASSQEPMESQDIHNDEMEEQSQTSDSVKRHEDVCLQKSEQFTKKERPQEDGLGRMEMQETHIRETDDEPQRSYEPNDPKYDDVFLHQNEQFTKKETQLEDGRTDMEDTHIRKTDEEPQRSYGPNDTRHKYASVRRHESATCGEMIMQQNVQENMQLDPEPFYQKQQQESNAGSVAESTQSNGTEILAQNANTAIIASKGSLKFQLKATKKRETSKYQKEKKKEEKDRLLKWAKRQCNGSKEELEQIFDQISIKNLVEHADYPCFTAENVMVYKNLTAESQIIFITNDNNSISTMTKVNYQMFVCNISKAIILGPKEPTEKMIEYAEDKVNIDKCTNFVFKVFAPVLAEFKKIQKQEKLYSLIVQ
- the LOC131346266 gene encoding trichohyalin-like isoform X3: MAELKKELKDKEPKKSLCFNADNIDEIRKNKELDTFLYTTKDAKFPKLALKMFFKKCGAASSGNEAQSSTDHEETMDTITDLGSSGYGSLSSSLNNSYSSHNIDCLRQNNKSLPDEDPLIVCSPTGDKAIKIHENKDKEIESKTTEQHHGGSFILLHHEAKSDASSQEPMESQDIHIDEMEEQSQTSDSVKRHEDVCLQKSEQFTKKERPQEDGLGRMEMQETHIRETDDEPQRSYEPNDPKYDDVFLHQNEQFTKKETQLEDGRTDMEDTHIRKTDEEPQRSYGPNDTWREDASVRRNESARSGNMIMQQNEQENMQLGSENKDKEIESKTTEQHHGGSFILLHHEAKSDASSQEPMESQDIHIDEMEEQSQTSDSVKRHEDVCLQKSEQFAKKVRPQEDGLGRMEMQETHIRETDDEPQRSYEPNDPRYERQKNEQFTKKETQLEYGRTDMEDTHIRTTDEEPQRSYGPNDTRHKYASVRRHESATCGEMIMQQNENMQLDPENKDNEIESKTTEQHHGGSFIQLHYEAKSDASSQEPMESQDIHNDEMEEQSQTSDSVKRHEDVCLQKSEQFTKKERPQEDGLGRMEMQETHIRETDDEPQRSYEPNDPKYDDVFLHQNEQFTKKETQLEDGRTDMEDTHIRKTDEEPQRSYGPNDTRHKYASVRRHESATCGEMIMQQNVQENMQLDPEPFYQKQQQESNAGSVAESTQSNGTEILAQNANTAIIASKGSLKFQLKATKKRETSKYQKEKKKEEKDRLLKWAKRQCNGSKEELEQIFDQISIKNLVEHADYPCFTAENVMVYKNLTAESQIIFITNDNNSISTMTKVNYQMFVCNISKAIILGPKEPTEKMIEYAEDKVNIDKCTNFVFKVFAPVLAEFKKIQKQEKLYSLIVQ